TACACCTACTTTAAGTAGTCTATCCGCTGCGAGGGCTGGCATAGCAGACATAAAAACTATAGTAATTACCAACATTATCATTATCATTCTTTTCCTAGATCCTTGCATAAATACGAGCTCCTCCCTTTATGTTAATTTAGTGATAATTATATATAAAGGGGAACCCCTAGTCAAAGTTCCTATTTTATGTTAGCTCTATGTATTACAAAACTATTAAGTAATTGTTAATGTGTCGTAATATTTCCTCCCTATTTCATACATATGGTATTTTTATCCCCCATGTGTGGACTATTTCACTACAAATTTTATAATAAAATCCTAGTATTTTGTTATATTATTAAATATAATTATATATATCATTTGAAACTTGATGGTTCTTAGATTAACTTAATGCAAATTAATGAGGAGGTTTTTTATGAGTAACAAATGGAATACGTTAAATCGTATCGAAGAATCTGGACTTGTAGTAGTAGTAAGGGCAGATAGTGCTGATCAAGCAAAGAAAATAACCGATGCCTGTCTAGCTGGTGGGGCAGCTGCAATCGAGATAACCTATACTACACCTGGAGCAACAAAGGTAATAGAAGAATTAGCTAAAAACTATAGTCCTGAACAGATAATAATAGGCGCAGGTACTGTACTTGACACCGAAACTGCTCGTGCGGCCATTTTAGCCGGAGCACAGTACATAGTATCCCCCTGTCTGGATATAGACACATTAAAGCTATGTAATAGATATCAGATCCCTTGTATGCCTGGTGCAATGACTATAGCTGATGTAGTACATGCAATGGAATTCGGAGCGGATATTGTAAAAGTATTCCCTGGAGAAGCATTTGGACCTTCCATAATAAAATCCATAAAGGGTCCTCTACCCCAAGCAAATTTAATGCCTACTGGCGGTGTTAATATAGACAATGTTGACCAATGGATAAAGGCAGGAGCAGTTGCCGTTGGTGTTGGCGGGAGTCTTACAAAGGGTGCAAAGACAGGTGATTACGAAGGTATGCAAAAATTAGCAGCTGAATTTGTACAAAGGATAAAATTAGCAAGACAGAAATAAAAAATAAGGGACATGGTCTTTTAAAAGACCATGTCCCTTATTTTTTATTTATATGGAATTATCTTTATCCTATCCAGCATGTATTCAAAATCAGACAAGCCGCATAGCTTGGTACCAGATTGTATGACCGTAGCACTGGCTGCTGCTGATGCCATTTTTAGTGTGTCAGCCAAATCCAAACCTTTTATAATAGCAGCCGCTGCTGCTGCCACCATGCTATCCCCCGCCCCAACAGCGCTTTTCACATCTAAGGATAAGGCGGGAGCAAAATAGGCAGATTTTTTATCCACAGCCACTGCACCACCATCCCCCATAGAGACAATAACCAATGATATACCTTGTTCTACAAGGGATCTACTAGAATCTATTATATCATAAATATTTTTAAATTTTCTGCCCATTATACCCTCCAACTCATATATATTGGGTTTTATCATATATGGTTTCGAATGTATACCTGCCTTTAAAAGGGAGCCATCTGCATCTAATATTACCTTGACAGAAAGATTCCTCACATCATTTATAATCTGTCCGTATATCGATGTATCTACCCCTTGGGGTACACTACCGCTTAATATAAGAATATCACTCTGCCTAGCATAATATATTATCTTTTCTTTCAGCCTATATATAATTTCATCTGATATAAAACTACCTTTTTCATTTATTTCAGTAATCGTGCCTGTTTTTTTATCAAATATTTTTATATTATTCCTAAGTCTGCCCGGTGCTAATACAAAATCATATCCTATACCCTTTTTATTTAAAAATTTTTCCAATATTTCTTTATTATCAAAATAGTTTATACCTGTGCATATACTCTGTATACCCAGCATTTTTATAACTACCGATACATTTATCCCTTTGCCACCCACATCATACATATTCTTATCCACCCTGTTTAAACCACCATATAAAAATTCATCTAGTATTATACCTGTATCCATACATGGATTTAAAGTTACCGTTGTTATCAAGCCTATTCCCCCTGCATCTCTTTAAATGTCTGTCTTATGCTCTAATAAATACCCAGTACTAATAAATAGTATAATAAATACACATAAATTAAATATTATAGCCCATATGCCCTGATTAGCCATGGCAAACTTCATTTCCATAGTTAGATTACTAATATTTAGTTCATGATCTATCATTTTTATATCAGGCAGATACTTAGATATTACTCTATTTAGTTTAGTTATAAGAATGTTTATAAGTATTACAATACCAAATGTCAATCCACCTGCATATTTATTATTTTTTAGCATGCTCTTTGCTAATACCAAAGAAAAATATATGGTAGATAAAAAAGTAATTAAACTTGTAAATATGGCTAATATAACAGTTGCGATAATATCCATATTATTAGCAACGTTATTATCAAATACCTTTAATAGACTATCTGGAGTTAGGTTATGGGCATGAAAAACTGCAAATAATGTATACAATCCACCAAATATCAAACATTCAATAATAGTAGTAAGTATTTTTGAACCTAATATGCTGAAACTACTTTGGGGCACCATAAAAAGCATACTACCTGTATCTTCAAATAAGTCCTTCTTTAATATATTTATAGAATCTATGATTATAAGTACACAGGCAGCTACTCCCATTGCAAATATAACTAACATCATAATAGCACCAAATTGACTTGCATCCCCATTTTGCAGCTTATAATCTAACATCAAAAGCAAATTTGCAATTATTATAGCGGCAGCTCCTCCTAGCATGACCTTTTTACGTCCTTTAAGTTCATACTTTAAAAGCTTAAACATCTTGGAATACCTCCTTATAGATATCATCTATAGATTTACCCTTCTCTTCTCTCAACTCTTCTGCATTGTCCTCAAGGATTGCCTTGCCATTTGATATAAAAGTTACTCTGTCAAACAATCTCTCTATATCATTCACAAGGTGGGTAGAAATCAAAAACGAACAGTCCGTTCTAAAATTAGATATTATGGCATCCATTATCTTCTCCCTGGCCACTGGATCAATTCCTCCCAAAGGTTCATCAAAAATGTACAACTTGGCATTTCTTGAAAGACCTAATGTCAATGTGGCCTTTTCGTACATACCCTTTGAGAGAGCAGTCACTTTATTATCTTTGGTCAGGTTCATAAATTTCAAAAGTTCCATACATTTTGAACGATCAAAATCATCATACATATCATCATAAAAATCAATAGCATCGGCAATTCGCATCCATTTGTAAAGATGCTGGGTGTCTGGCAAATATGATACCATGGACTTGGTTATAATTCCCGGTTCATGTCCTC
The Xylanivirga thermophila genome window above contains:
- the pfkB gene encoding 1-phosphofructokinase; amino-acid sequence: MITTVTLNPCMDTGIILDEFLYGGLNRVDKNMYDVGGKGINVSVVIKMLGIQSICTGINYFDNKEILEKFLNKKGIGYDFVLAPGRLRNNIKIFDKKTGTITEINEKGSFISDEIIYRLKEKIIYYARQSDILILSGSVPQGVDTSIYGQIINDVRNLSVKVILDADGSLLKAGIHSKPYMIKPNIYELEGIMGRKFKNIYDIIDSSRSLVEQGISLVIVSMGDGGAVAVDKKSAYFAPALSLDVKSAVGAGDSMVAAAAAAIIKGLDLADTLKMASAAASATVIQSGTKLCGLSDFEYMLDRIKIIPYK
- a CDS encoding bifunctional 2-keto-4-hydroxyglutarate aldolase/2-keto-3-deoxy-6-phosphogluconate aldolase; its protein translation is MSNKWNTLNRIEESGLVVVVRADSADQAKKITDACLAGGAAAIEITYTTPGATKVIEELAKNYSPEQIIIGAGTVLDTETARAAILAGAQYIVSPCLDIDTLKLCNRYQIPCMPGAMTIADVVHAMEFGADIVKVFPGEAFGPSIIKSIKGPLPQANLMPTGGVNIDNVDQWIKAGAVAVGVGGSLTKGAKTGDYEGMQKLAAEFVQRIKLARQK
- a CDS encoding ABC transporter ATP-binding protein, which translates into the protein MDTILFAQNLGKKFFNNKALDGFNIKVPIGSIVGLLGPNGSGKTTFMKIAAGLIKPSYGEIKIGGHEPGIITKSMVSYLPDTQHLYKWMRIADAIDFYDDMYDDFDRSKCMELLKFMNLTKDNKVTALSKGMYEKATLTLGLSRNAKLYIFDEPLGGIDPVAREKIMDAIISNFRTDCSFLISTHLVNDIERLFDRVTFISNGKAILEDNAEELREEKGKSIDDIYKEVFQDV